A single region of the Coriobacteriia bacterium genome encodes:
- a CDS encoding phosphatase PAP2 family protein: protein MGAGGVLARLRRLAYANRRVLLVAVCAVVFVALLEDVLEGELMRLDAAAYQLIVEGVRTSWLTPVMEGFSALATPVVLIVMLLAIAAFAPGRNPGLCCALNLVLVATLNVVLKLIIQRPRPDGFRLAEVSGFSFPSGHSMAAMAFFGLLVWIVWHYEPDAAKRWFLSIALSLVAVMVGVSRVYLGVHYASDVVAGFCVALAWLAIYTRLATPIFLGEWRRGDGDALPGEGGAR from the coding sequence ATGGGTGCCGGCGGCGTGCTGGCACGGCTGCGGCGGCTCGCGTATGCCAACCGGCGCGTCCTGCTCGTCGCCGTGTGCGCCGTCGTCTTCGTGGCGCTGCTCGAGGACGTACTCGAGGGCGAGCTCATGCGCCTTGACGCCGCCGCCTATCAGCTCATCGTCGAGGGAGTGCGCACGAGCTGGCTTACACCGGTCATGGAGGGCTTTTCCGCCTTGGCGACGCCTGTCGTGCTCATCGTGATGCTGCTCGCGATCGCGGCGTTTGCGCCCGGGCGCAACCCCGGCCTGTGTTGTGCGCTCAACCTGGTTCTCGTCGCCACGCTTAACGTCGTGCTCAAGCTCATCATTCAGCGCCCGCGTCCTGACGGTTTTCGGCTGGCCGAGGTGAGCGGTTTCAGCTTTCCCTCCGGCCATTCCATGGCGGCCATGGCGTTCTTTGGGCTGCTCGTCTGGATCGTGTGGCACTACGAGCCGGACGCGGCAAAGCGCTGGTTTCTGAGCATCGCGCTCTCGCTCGTCGCCGTCATGGTGGGCGTCAGCCGCGTGTACCTGGGCGTCCACTATGCCTCCGATGTCGTAGCGGGCTTCTGTGTTGCGCTGGCGTGGCTGGCCATTTACACGCGCTTGGCAACGCCGATCTTCTTGGGCGAATGGAGACGTGGGGATGGGGATGCCTTGCCGGGTGAGGGGGGCGCCCGATGA